Proteins encoded together in one Planctomyces sp. SH-PL14 window:
- a CDS encoding tetratricopeptide repeat protein: MKPARRRGGTSWLWHQTAFMSPAIRRRAQAIAVTVLLGLVGGLVFYFRDRTPSPQEARQIVEDARALLEKGRPDDALTCLGPLLDSPTQSADALELGGMASLQQQAPERARQLWSRLPPQSPAWGRIGLAYAKASLAAADWDTALRALRRFLKESPKDLAALEELRWLDFNLLRSSEALAVLERKLEAGDLQALIDLLETEHRRQIPQEGLKTLQAVNGQLPGQQSVGLALGVCYWQLGEIGKAEKHLLAASRKGDDAAYATLTVSAFLLERGQIDAAETLLQTLQTEGDKGTVVPPALRESYWLLKSDIDERRARYDQALPSLDRAIALGPVRKELLVRRSGLLRLLRRPEEAAAAARRAERLESQERRLWEMVDAGTHRNPTPEDCQTFSDLCGELGRPLQARGWLEIRRRLASSGGGQP, encoded by the coding sequence GTGAAGCCCGCTCGGCGCCGCGGCGGGACTTCGTGGCTGTGGCACCAGACGGCGTTCATGTCTCCGGCAATCCGTAGGCGAGCTCAGGCGATTGCCGTGACCGTGCTGCTGGGGCTCGTCGGCGGCCTCGTTTTCTATTTCCGCGACCGGACTCCATCACCGCAGGAGGCCCGGCAGATCGTCGAAGACGCCCGGGCCCTCCTGGAGAAGGGCCGCCCGGACGACGCCCTCACCTGCCTCGGCCCGCTGCTCGACTCCCCCACCCAGTCGGCCGACGCCCTCGAGCTGGGAGGAATGGCCAGCCTCCAGCAGCAGGCCCCCGAGCGGGCCCGCCAGCTCTGGTCCCGCCTGCCGCCCCAGTCCCCCGCCTGGGGACGGATCGGACTGGCCTACGCCAAGGCATCCCTGGCCGCCGCGGACTGGGACACCGCCCTTCGCGCTCTTCGCCGGTTCCTCAAAGAGTCCCCCAAAGACCTGGCCGCCCTCGAGGAGCTCCGCTGGCTGGACTTCAACCTGCTGCGGTCATCGGAAGCGCTGGCGGTCCTCGAACGGAAACTGGAGGCGGGAGACCTCCAGGCCCTGATCGACCTCCTCGAAACCGAGCACCGGCGTCAGATTCCGCAGGAGGGACTCAAGACGCTCCAGGCGGTCAACGGGCAGCTTCCTGGACAGCAGAGCGTCGGCCTGGCCCTCGGAGTCTGCTACTGGCAACTGGGGGAGATCGGGAAGGCTGAGAAGCACCTCCTGGCCGCCTCCCGCAAAGGGGACGACGCCGCCTACGCCACGCTGACCGTCTCGGCCTTCCTCCTGGAGCGGGGACAGATCGACGCCGCCGAGACACTCCTGCAAACCCTGCAGACCGAAGGTGACAAGGGAACGGTCGTCCCTCCCGCGCTGCGGGAGTCGTACTGGCTGCTCAAGAGCGACATCGACGAGCGCCGTGCGCGGTACGACCAGGCGCTCCCGAGCCTCGACCGCGCCATCGCCCTCGGGCCGGTCCGCAAGGAACTGCTGGTCCGCCGATCCGGCCTGCTGCGGTTGCTCCGGCGGCCCGAAGAGGCGGCGGCCGCGGCACGGCGGGCCGAACGGCTGGAGTCCCAGGAACGTCGGCTGTGGGAGATGGTCGACGCCGGGACGCATCGGAATCCGACGCCCGAAGACTGCCAGACCTTCTCGGACCTCTGCGGCGAACTGGGAAGGCCATTGCAGGCCCGCGGCTGGCTCGAAATCCGCCGCCGGCTCGCCTCCTCCGGCGGGGGCCAGCCGTGA
- the queF gene encoding preQ(1) synthase produces the protein MAFRDALEVFDNPFPDRDYVIDTVCPEFTSVCPMTGQPDFGTLTISYVANRHCFELKSLKMYLQQYRNHGAFYENVTNSILTDLVEVVQPRRMKIVADFTPRGGIRTSVTVEYPYTRS, from the coding sequence ATGGCCTTTCGCGACGCCCTCGAAGTCTTCGACAACCCGTTCCCCGATCGGGACTACGTCATCGACACCGTCTGCCCCGAATTCACCTCCGTCTGCCCCATGACCGGTCAGCCCGACTTCGGCACACTGACCATCTCCTACGTCGCCAACCGGCACTGTTTCGAGCTCAAGTCGCTCAAGATGTACCTCCAGCAGTACCGCAACCACGGGGCCTTCTACGAGAACGTCACGAACTCCATCCTCACCGACCTCGTCGAAGTCGTGCAGCCGCGACGGATGAAGATCGTCGCCGACTTCACCCCCCGCGGAGGAATCCGCACGTCGGTCACGGTGGAGTACCCGTACACGCGAAGCTGA